One region of Mangifera indica cultivar Alphonso chromosome 3, CATAS_Mindica_2.1, whole genome shotgun sequence genomic DNA includes:
- the LOC123209992 gene encoding bidirectional sugar transporter SWEET6b-like translates to MVLTPHTARNIVGIIGNVISFGLFLSPAPTFWHIIKRKSVEEFQPYAYIATCLNCMFWILYGLPFVHPDSILVITINSVGLAMELLYLAIFCLHDRQKKAMRKVAIGLTGEVVFVAVVATITILAFHTHSSRSFFVGIICVVFSIMMYASPLTIVRKVIKTKSVEFMPFYLSLAGFVNGCIWSAYALFKLDYFLLISNGLGSILGLVQLIIYGIYYRSTPTKVQGNDKSTGSQLSAEAAA, encoded by the exons atggTGCTCACACCTCATACTGCTCGCAATATCGTTGGCATCATCG GGAACGTCATCTCTTTTGGCCTCTTTCTCTCCCCAGc TCCAACTTTTTGGCATATAATCAAGAGGAAATCGGTGGAGGAATTCCAGCCATATGCATATATTGCAACATGTTTGAATTGCATGTTTTGGATCCTTTATGGTCTGCCATTTGTTCATCCTGACAGCATTCTCGTCATCACCATCAACTCTGTTGGGCTTGCAATGGAGTTGTTATATTTAGCAATATTCTGCCTGCATGACCGTCAGAAGAAAGCAATG AGGAAGGTTGCAATTGGACTTACAGGCGAGGTGGTTTTCGTTGCAGTTGTTGCTACCATTACTATTCTGGCTTTTCACACCCATAGCAGCCGATCATTTTTTGTTGGAATTATTTGTGTTGTCTTCAGCATCATGATGTACGCTTCACCTCTCACCATTGTG CGAAAAGTTATAAAGACAAAGAGTGTGGAGTTCATGCCATTCTATCTCTCACTGGCAGGCTTTGTTAATGGTTGCATCTGGTCAGCTTATGCTCTGTTCAAGTTGGACTATTTCCTTCTG ATAAGCAATGGTCTTGGATCGATTTTAGGACTCGTTCAACTCATAATATATGGAATATACTACAGATCAACACCGACAAAAGTTCAAGGCAATGACAAGTCAACTGGCAGTCAACTGTCTGCTGAAGCCGCAGCCTGA